The following proteins come from a genomic window of Nicotiana tomentosiformis chromosome 12, ASM39032v3, whole genome shotgun sequence:
- the LOC138903632 gene encoding uncharacterized protein, with product MTEVEKRLQIIEAKNLSQQHGSKHAELSQQHGSKHADLGGDVGKHLKTQNLQTNTILHTAAGTSTSAIRKGKHTNTNMNAMFNKPYTPKSQNPLTPSPQTTSYRESLNQEKQTYDYITNSYIQNIHKIQTFLNLNPRSKTIQNPKTDYITQPLQGYNRLIAQPGTNANLVKTCYNYGLLSTVYTQTGQEIATIPELYSAFTTYKRITKGDLFYIKFYVAPAEILYNEIKPIIQVIKLGLTREMIIPENVQIQPEIPKPDIPAFYSNKRIIGLSTILSELVNNYVEEKPIWGYQSREHTMIYTHSKNLRENDMEEIRRWIKTLIQPEEAPITRAIRGEFISQNLMTRYCKQISPIYSEHICSKCQGEKNIVPEIKFEEEEN from the coding sequence ATGACGGAAGTAGAAAAGAGGTTGCAGATTATAGAAGCAAAAAACCTAAGCCAGCAGCATGGCTCAAAACATGCGGAACTAAGCCAGCAGCATGGCTCAAAACATGCGGACCTAGGAGGTGACGTTGGGAAACACCTAAAAACCCAAAACCTACAAACTAACACTATTTTACATACAGCTGCAGGTACATCAACATCAgcaataagaaaaggaaaacatacaaatacaaatatgaacgCCATGTTCAACAAGCCATATaccccaaaatcccaaaatccttTGACACCATCACCACAAACAACTAGCTATAGAGAAAGCTTAAACCAGGAAAAACAAACCTACGATTATATTACCAACAGCTATATACAAAATATCCACAAGATTCAAACCTTTTTAAACCTAAATCCGAgatcaaaaacaatccaaaacccAAAAACAGACTATATAACACAACCATTACAAGGATACAACCGACTGATTGCCCAACCAGGGACGAATGCAAATTTAGTTAAAACATGTTACAATTACGGACTATTAAGTACAGTGTACACACAAACCGGACAAGAAATAGCTACAATACCAGAGCTATATAGTGCCTTTACTACCTACAAGAGAATCACCAAAGGAGAcctattttatataaaattttatgtaGCACCAGCAGAGATACTCTATAACGAGATAAAACCAATAATCCAAGTTATTAAATTAGGACTAACTAGAGAAATGATTATCCCAGAAAATGTACAAATACAACCAGAAATACCCAAACCTGATATACCAGCATTCTACTCAAACAAAAGAATTATAGGACTATCAACCATTCTAAGTGAACTAGTCAACAATTATGTagaagaaaaacctatttgggGATACCAATCCCGAGAACACACGATGATCTACACCCATTCAAAAAACCTAAGGGAAAATGACATGGAAGAGATACGGAGATGGATTAAAACATTAATCCAACCAGAAGAAGCACCCATTACAAGAGCTATTAGAGgagaatttatttctcaaaacttAATGACAAGATACTGCAAACAAATTAGTCCAATCTACTCAGAGCACATATGTTCGAAATGTCAAGGAGAGAAAAACATAGTTCCAGAAATcaaatttgaagaagaagaaaactaa
- the LOC138902408 gene encoding uncharacterized mitochondrial protein AtMg00860-like — protein sequence MAGKGWLAYLAFVRDVSTDAPTFGVGIKLDPKKIKAVQSWPRPSSATEIRYFLGLDGYYRHFVEGFSSITAPLTRLTHKGAPIRWSDECEESFRKLKTALTTTPILILPSASGSYTIYYDFSRFGIGCVLMHEGRVIAYASRKLKPR from the exons ATGGCTGGGAAGGGATGGCTGgcgtatttggcctttgtgagggatgttagtacagaTGCTCCTACCTTTGG TGTGGGGATCAAgttagatcctaagaagattaaggcagttcagagttggcccagaccgtcttcagctactgagattcggtaTTTCCTTGGTTTGGACGGATATTATcgccattttgtggagggtttctcgtccattactgcacctttgaccagattgacTCATAAGGGTGCTCCAATcaggtggtccgatgagtgtgaggagagctttcggaagctcaagactgcattgaccacaactccaattctaattttgccttcagcatcgggttcatatacGATTTATTATGATTTTTCTCGGTTTGGTATTGGATGTGTCTTGATGCATGAGGgaagggtgattgcttatgcttcacgcaaGTTGAAGCCCCGTTAG